A segment of the Pseudomonadota bacterium genome:
GCCCTGGAGCGAATCGGCGTTGATGGTCTTGAAGAGCTGGGCGATCAGGAACAGGTTGGAGAACACCGAGAACTGTACGATGAAGGCCCGCACGTGCTCGCGGGTCTGCTCGCCGCGGCTGAACCAGTCGGTGTACGGGTTCCCGGTGATGATGCGGTGATGCAGCAACTCGCTGTCGATGCGCCTCTGGAAGGCGAGGAAGGATCGGGCCCTCGCGACGCTCTGGCCACCCTCCATGACGGCGCGCAACGAGTGGGATGTCAGGCGCTCCAGGTGATGCTTCTCCGCGAAATGCGTCAGGGGATCTAGGGCCATGGCATGTCCTCCTGATGATTGCCGACTTTTAAGACTCGCGCGCGCGTGGGGAATTCCGGCCCTTTTGTTCTTTGCATAGGCTTATTCTGCGTCCGCCTGCGCTTCCGGGGCCGCCTGCCGGAACGCCGGTATAGTCAGACAATGTGCCTCGATCGCCTGGATGCGCGGGAAATCACCGAGATCGCAACCGAAACGGCGGGCGTTATGGACCTGGGGGATGAGGCAGACATCGGCCATCGTCGGGCCCTGGCCGAGACAGTAGGCCCCCGCTCCCGCATCGGCACCAGGCATGGTCTCCCTCTCCCCGAGCATCGTCTCAAGCGCACGGAACCCTTCCTGGATCCAGTGCCGGTACCAGCGCCCGCGCGCCTCCGGGCCCTGCCCGAGCTCCTGCTCCAGGAACCGCAACACGCGTAGGTTGTTCAGGGGATGGATGTCGCAGGCGACGCGCCCAGCGATCGCCCGCGCCCGGGCGCGAAGCTCAGGCGCCGGGGGCAAGAGCGGAGGGGTGGGAAACACCTCGTCCAGGTACTCGAGGATGGCGAGCGATTGGATCAGCACCCGGTTGCCATCCATGAGCACGGGGACGAGACCCTGGGAATTGAGTGACCGATAGGCCGCCTCATACTGTTCGCCCCGCGCCAGGTGGACGAAGCGCGGCTCATAGGCGATCCCCTTGAGGTTCAAGGCGATGCGGACCCGGTAGGCGGCCGAGCTGCGAAAATAGGTGTAGAGGACTATGAGCGGCGCACCTCGACGCGCTGCTCGATGGTGCCGAAGATCGTCCGCCCCTCGGGATCCGGCATCTCGATCCGGATCGATTCCCCGTGCTCGAGGTAGGGCGTCAAGGTCTCGGCGCCCGACTGGGTCTCGACGGCCCGCCGCTCCACGATGCAGCCGAAGCCGATCCCCGGGTCCTGGTTGCTCACGGTCCCCGAGCCGATCACGGTGCCGGCCGGGAGCGGCCGGGTCTTGGCGGCATGGGCGATGAGCACGGGAAAGTCGAATTGCATGTCGCGACCCGCATCCGGCCGGCCGAAGGGCTCGCCGTTGCGGTGCGCGAGGAGCGGCAGGTGCAGCCTGCGCCCGTCCCAGGCGGCGCCCAGCTCGTCTGGGGTCACGGCCACCGGCGAGAAGGCCGGCCCCGGTTTGCCGTGCAGGAAGCCGAAGCCCTTGGCCAGCTCCTGCGGGATGAGCAAGCGCAGCGACACGTCGTTGACGAGCACCACGAGCGCGATGTGATCTCCGGCATCAGCGGCCGTCACCCCTTGGGGGACATCGTCCGTGATGACGGCGACCTCGGCTTCGAAGTCCGGCCCCCACCCCGGGTCCGCGATCTGGATCGGGTCGCGCGGCCCGAGGAAACGCGCCGACCCGCCCTGGTACATCAGGGGATCGACGAGAAACTCGCGCGGCATGTCGGCCCCGCGGGCACGCCGCACGCGCTCGACATGCGACAGATAGGCGCTGCCGTCCAGCCATTGGTAGGCACGCGGCAGCGGTGCCGCGAGGGCGGCCGGCTTCAAGGGGAAGGCGTCCAGCTCATCCTCCATGAGATCCGCGTACAGGACCTCGAGCCGCGGCGCGATCCGCGCCCAACCATCGAGTGCCGCCTGCAGCGTGCGCGCCCCCGGCGAGGCCGGCACGGCCACGGTGAGATCGCGGTCCACGACCACCAGCGTCCCGTCGCGGCCACCCGATTTCAGGGTCGCGAGCTTCACCGCGCCTTCCAGGAATCGACATAGCCCGGCCACTCGATCCCGTCGGGCAGCTCGGCCACCTCCAAGGTATCGCGGGCGTCGATCATCACCGCCACCTCGTCGGTCTCGCCGCCGCTCTTCTGGCTGCTCGTCGCGAGCGCCTTGGGGTGCGGCCCATGGGTGATGCCCGAGGGGTGCAAGGTCATCATACCCGGATGGATGTTGTCGCGCGAGAAGAACCTGCCCCGATGATAGAAGATCACCTCGTCGTAATCATCGTTGTTGTGGAAAAAGGGCACCCGCAGGGCGCCGGGATCGGTCTCGAACGGAC
Coding sequences within it:
- the maiA gene encoding maleylacetoacetate isomerase, whose amino-acid sequence is MVLYTYFRSSAAYRVRIALNLKGIAYEPRFVHLARGEQYEAAYRSLNSQGLVPVLMDGNRVLIQSLAILEYLDEVFPTPPLLPPAPELRARARAIAGRVACDIHPLNNLRVLRFLEQELGQGPEARGRWYRHWIQEGFRALETMLGERETMPGADAGAGAYCLGQGPTMADVCLIPQVHNARRFGCDLGDFPRIQAIEAHCLTIPAFRQAAPEAQADAE
- a CDS encoding fumarylacetoacetate hydrolase family protein; this translates as MKLATLKSGGRDGTLVVVDRDLTVAVPASPGARTLQAALDGWARIAPRLEVLYADLMEDELDAFPLKPAALAAPLPRAYQWLDGSAYLSHVERVRRARGADMPREFLVDPLMYQGGSARFLGPRDPIQIADPGWGPDFEAEVAVITDDVPQGVTAADAGDHIALVVLVNDVSLRLLIPQELAKGFGFLHGKPGPAFSPVAVTPDELGAAWDGRRLHLPLLAHRNGEPFGRPDAGRDMQFDFPVLIAHAAKTRPLPAGTVIGSGTVSNQDPGIGFGCIVERRAVETQSGAETLTPYLEHGESIRIEMPDPEGRTIFGTIEQRVEVRRS